The following coding sequences lie in one Desulfovibrio sp. TomC genomic window:
- the miaB gene encoding tRNA (N6-isopentenyl adenosine(37)-C2)-methylthiotransferase MiaB, producing the protein MKFHVTTMGCQMNVGDGDWLTRALTAEGFTPAPDEEAELFILFTCSVRDKPEQKVVSEIGRIADRHRDNPNAFIAVGGCTAQQLGTALWQRFPMVRLVFGTDGIAAAPRAMARLAAEPGLRLSLLDFTESYPERDQSWPQDNLPPRAFVSIMQGCDNYCSYCIVPFVRGRQKSRSRPSIIEECTSLAQRGVREVTLLGQNVNSYGLDASGDGTGFAALLDAVAAVPGIERIRFTTSHPKDLDDAVIARFASLPELCPALHLPVQSGSDDILGRMGRRYDTAAYLTLIEKLRRARPDIALTTDFIVGFPGETEADFAATLDLVRKVGFESGFSFMYSDRPGTASERLEPKISQEVKSARLAELQALLDERLAASLAARVGQTDTVLIEGVSRRDGPSGPSWRGRDPGGRIVNLTLPGSQDATGRLVRVRIVQAKKHSLIGEAEADHD; encoded by the coding sequence ATGAAATTTCACGTCACCACCATGGGCTGCCAGATGAACGTCGGCGACGGCGACTGGCTCACCCGCGCCCTCACTGCGGAAGGCTTCACCCCGGCCCCTGATGAAGAGGCCGAACTCTTTATTCTTTTTACCTGCTCGGTGCGCGACAAACCCGAGCAAAAGGTCGTCAGTGAGATCGGCCGCATCGCCGACCGGCATCGGGACAACCCCAATGCGTTTATTGCCGTCGGCGGCTGCACCGCCCAGCAGCTCGGCACGGCCCTGTGGCAACGCTTTCCCATGGTGCGTCTGGTCTTTGGCACCGACGGCATCGCCGCCGCGCCGCGCGCCATGGCCCGGCTGGCCGCCGAACCCGGCCTGCGCCTGTCGCTGCTCGACTTCACCGAATCCTACCCCGAGCGCGACCAGTCCTGGCCGCAAGACAACCTCCCTCCCCGAGCCTTTGTCTCCATCATGCAGGGCTGCGACAACTACTGCTCCTACTGCATCGTGCCCTTTGTGCGCGGCCGGCAAAAATCCCGCAGCCGGCCCTCGATCATCGAGGAATGCACCAGCCTGGCCCAGCGCGGCGTGCGCGAGGTGACGCTCCTTGGTCAAAACGTCAACAGCTACGGCCTGGATGCATCCGGCGACGGGACAGGCTTTGCCGCGCTGCTTGACGCCGTGGCCGCCGTACCCGGCATCGAACGCATCCGCTTCACCACCTCGCACCCCAAAGACCTGGACGATGCGGTCATCGCCCGGTTCGCCTCCCTGCCCGAACTGTGCCCGGCGCTCCATCTGCCTGTGCAGTCCGGCTCCGACGACATCCTGGGCCGCATGGGCCGGCGCTACGATACGGCCGCCTATCTGACCCTGATCGAAAAGCTGCGCCGCGCCCGGCCTGACATCGCGCTGACCACGGATTTCATTGTTGGCTTTCCCGGCGAAACCGAGGCCGATTTTGCCGCCACCCTCGATCTGGTGCGCAAGGTAGGATTTGAAAGCGGTTTCTCCTTCATGTACTCTGACAGGCCGGGAACAGCCTCCGAGCGGCTGGAGCCAAAAATCAGCCAGGAGGTGAAGTCCGCCCGGCTGGCCGAACTCCAGGCTCTCCTCGACGAACGTCTGGCCGCCTCCCTGGCCGCCCGGGTCGGACAGACCGATACCGTGCTGATCGAGGGCGTCAGCCGGCGCGACGGTCCGTCAGGGCCTTCCTGGCGGGGCCGCGATCCTGGCGGACGCATCGTCAACCTGACCCTGCCCGGGTCACAGGACGCCACTGGCCGGCTGGTGCGGGTGCGCATCGTCCAAGCCAAAAAGCACTCCCTCATCGGGGAGGCGGAGGCCGACCATGATTGA